Genomic segment of Triticum aestivum cultivar Chinese Spring chromosome 6A, IWGSC CS RefSeq v2.1, whole genome shotgun sequence:
gcgcgatggttaactcctaccaacccttcccctaggagcatgcgtgtagtactttgtttcgatggctaataaatttttgaaataagtatgtgagttctttatgactaatgttgagtccatggattatacgcactctcacccttccatcattgctagcctcttcggtaccgtgcattgccctttctcacctcgagagttggtgcaaacttcgtcggtgcatccaaaccccgtgatacgatacactctatcacacataagcctcaatatatcttcctcaaaataaccaccatacctatattatggcttttccatagccattccgagatatattgtgatgcaacttccatcatcatcatatacatgacttgagcattcattgtcatattgctttgcatgattgtaagacagctaccatgatattttcatggcttgtctgttttttgatatctttgctatgctagatcattgcacatcctggtacactgccagaggcattcatatagtcatcatGTATTAGTTTTATCGAGTTGTactattgagttgtaagtaaataaaagtgtgatgatcatcattattagaacattgtcccatgtgaggtcatcaaaataaaagtggccaaagaagccctaaaaaagaagagagagaccaaagaagcctacaaaaaagaaaaaaaaggaaaaaaaaggaagaaaaaaagagaaaacaaaataaatgatagaaaaagagagaaggggcaatgttactatcttttaccatacttgtgcttcagagtagcaccatgttcttcatatagagagtctcttgagttatcactttcatatactagtgggaatttttattatagaacttggtttgtataccaacgatgggcttcctcaaatttccctaggtattcatgagcaagcaagttggatgcacacccacttagtttccagtttgagctttcatacacttatagctcttagtgcatccattgcatggcaatccctactcctcacattgaaatcaattgatgggcatctccatagcccgttgattagccgcgtcgatgtgagactttctcctttttgtcttctccacataacctccaccatcatattctatttcacctatagtgctatatccatggctcgcgctcatgtattacgtgaaagttgaaaaggtttgataatactaaattatgaaacaattgcttggctaaaatcggggttgtgcatgatttaaatactttgtgtggtgaagatggagcatagacagaccAAGGCGCACACTCTACTGCTTTGCCGTGGTTGAAAGTTTACCATATTACTGTGTATGTGTTTCAGTTAATTATATCCTATTTCCCAGTTTGCCTTCTTTTGGTTTATAAATCACATTTCTAAAATTTTAGGTGTTAACCGTTCATCTCATTCTTTTTAATATGTATGTTAGACGGTAATAAATTGCTAAACTCTGAGATGCCAAGATAGAAGATGATCATAGCTGATCATGTCTGTTCATTCTTCAGAGTGACGACATGTTTGGTGGTTGGAAATTCTTCTTTTTCTGCTTGCAGTTGGTCTTAAATAAATTCATTTTGTCCAGCCATGCTATAACTGATAAATATTATAAGATCTTCACATGTTTCCTGGATACAATTTGAAACTCAAAATTAATTTGGCTGTCTACTTAAGAACTCTGAAACCGCTCACaacgatatactccctccgtcccataatatacgaGCATTTTGTATTATGGGACAGCGCGAGTAGTTTATTATTCGTGTGGATAAGTTTCAGCTAATTATAGGCTATTTTCCAATTTAGACATTTTGTTTTATTGTCATGACATCTTTACAAAGTTGTGCACGTCTAGTCAATACTTAGTCATGACTTTTTGTCATTGATGCAACAAAATTGACAAGTTCATCACTTTTCTAAACTGTGAAATAccccctccgtctgaaaatacttgtcggaaAAATGGATACATTAATTTTAATCCATTTTTCCGGATGGATGGAGTATATGTTATGACAAAGAAGGATATTTTCAGGAATTTTCAGTTTTGGACTTAGTTTGGGCCAATACCTAACATATTAACCATAACCACCTCAACATAACCAGGTATCTATCTGCTTCATTTGATCTAAGAACGTGTTAACCACCGTACCTAAACATTCTGATCATGTATTTCTCCATTTAACCCCATCTACTTTAGCAAAAATGATTTAACTCCATGTGGGAAAACTACAAGTGAGTCTATGTGCCGCCCGCAGCGAGACCTAGCTATGGATCGGCTTTTCGAACACGGAAGTCGGCAAAATGTGTCGTGTGGCAGTAATCAGGACCAGCATACGGTAGTTACCAACATCCTTTCTAGAGAAGTCGGCAATGTTTTTCCGCACTTCAAATAAGATTACAGAAAATCTCTGTGAGCTTCTATTGGCAGGAACTCAGCAAACGGTAGCCGCCGTGACGAAGCCGTCATCCAGTGACGGGAGGGACACATGCATGTCACATCTTTGATAAGTTTCGTTTTATGTGCTTTTGACAAAGGTCTTAAAAGGTGATTCCCTAAAAATGGTCTTATGAGGTGAATTCTTTGTTTCTTTCGTGTCCTCAGCGTCACAGAACACGAAACCTCCAATCTGTTGCtaagtttttttgaattttatcTGTTGCTAAAATTACAGTGGCTAAGAGATGTTTGGGTATAATACAGGCTTGTATTCCAATAACAGTACTCCCATGTGGCAGCAACCGGGACCagcatatgttagttatcaagatCCAGTGTAAGAACTCCACAATGTTTTTCCGCATTTCGAAAAAATATTACAGAAAATCGTCCCTGTGAGCTTCTGTTTGGCGGGAACTCAGCAAAGGGCAACCCCCAGGGCGAAGCCATCATCCACTAACGAGAGCGAGACATGGATGACACCACTTTGATGCTTTCCGCAAACGTCTTATAAGGTGATTCCCTAAAAAAAGGTCTTATAAGGTGAATTATTTGCTTCTTCCGTGTCCTCGGCGTCACAGCTCACGTTTCTTTCAATCTGTTGCTACAATTACTGTGGTTAAGAGATGTTTGGGTATAACACAGCTTTGTATTCCCACAACATGACTCCCATAACGGCGAAGGGGCCATGCTAAAGAACCTGCACGCTGCAGCCATTTTTTATACTAGCTTGAAGCTGATTGGATTAGAAGGTCACCCATGCACGCACCTAAACTAAATGTTTCAGCTTAACATCCTAACAGAGATATATGTGCATATGCATGACGAAATGAAAGGCAATTCGACATATATATATTTTTAGATAAAAGGCATTTTATCCAGACGGCCGGACTACCAAAGACCCCATGCATATTCAGTATTCCAACGTTCAAGCAGAACAAAAGATAACAGGCTGGGGTTTCCAGCTTTAACATCAGCACTCAAGCAATCTAGAGAAATCGCCAACATCGTCTCTATGCCGCATCCATCTTACGCTTCTTCGATCCAGCATCACGTTCGCCTCCGTCTTCAGCTTGGCCACTTGTGCCAGTATCATTTGCCCCTTCCACAACAGCACCCACCGCTGCAAATGAAACAGTGCACCGAAGATATAGTCAGTAGGATGACACACAAACTTGCAATCAGAGTTTGAACAGCATTACTCAAAGCCACTGAACGATTGACGCATGCATGGACAGTGATCCTGCCATAGCTACCGAGGGTCGGATTGTATATATACAAGAAGTACGAACCTGCCCCTTCTTGTGAAGCAAACTTGGAGATGAGCTCCTTGAGAACGGAGGGGCGGCAGGTCCTGATTATCTGCTCCAGGCCATCGGCCGTAAAAACTCTATGCAAACTCGTGTGAGTTTTGATGAATTCCAAGCAGGCCTCCTTCAACCAGCAGCACCGTCTCCGCTCAGCCACGACAATAACTTGTGCAATCCTGTTTTTGCATATCAGATTGGCAAACTTCTCTTCACAGATCAACTTCAACTTTTGGAGATCGTATCTTTCCGCAGCTTCAAGCAACTGCAGCAGCAAGCTTGGGTCCTTGAAATCAGGCATTCCGTCAGTGTAGATTAAAGTAAGCAGGCCCTTGAAGACATTCGCTTCGATGCCATCTATCTTCTCGACACTTGGTGCAGTAGCGCCCTTGTCCATGGCGCCAAAGAGCTGTGTTTTGAAGAAGGTACATCTGGCTGCAAGCACGCACCGATGTGCAGCAAACTCCTTGCCGCCAACCTCGAACGTAATGTCGGCACCCTCCTTGCTTAGGAACAGGTCGCTAAAATGGCTTGGCAAGTCGGACGGTGGCAATTTGATGAACGGACGAGCaagctcgtcgtcgtcctcctcctcctcctcctcttcctcatcgctCTCGTCGTCCTTCTTGTCGAGGACAACAACATCACACCGTAGTACAAAGCTGTCATTCTTGAGGTGGCTTGATCTTTCGAAAGCCCCCCTTGTCACAAATCCTCCTGGCTGATCACTAAGACTGTGGTCACCATAGAAGCAACATGGTTGCTTTTGACGGATGAGCTTTGGTACTCGCAACTCAGGTTGGTCAATGAAACTGAAGGCAACGTGAGCCTGAACTTGGTTCCTGAGATATTCGTCCTGGACAAGGAAAACCGAGATGAAGTCTTCGTTACTCCTGTCAAAGCCATTAGGGAAGTATTCGACCTTCCAGCGACGGCCTCCAACAATGAAAGGACGAGACTGGATGCACTCCCCGTTGGGAGCTGTCTCTTTGGTGCGCGAGTAGCCTTCAACAACGAGCAAGTGATACCCGCTGTCAGCGCCGGAGTCGACGACGGACTCGGTGGAGGCGCACAGCCTGCCGTCGGCGATGAGAGACACGCCAGCGAAGGCCATGCCTCACGAACTTCCGATAGTAGAGCTGCGAGAAACATATATAGGAACAGATGAGAATCGTGTGATATGGGATGGAGTACTCGGTGATGTCTGGATGCACTTACTGATCCAAGAACGGAGGATCGCTGGCCGGGGTGGGACCGTGGGAGAGGATGAGATgagccggtggaggaggcggcgacggtgaggttcCGGTCCGGGAGCCAGCCAGGGAGAGGAGACGGCGAGAGTGAAGTGCTGATTTCCGAGAGAGGCTCATTTATAGAGATGCACGACCTCCCTCTCCTTTTCACAACCTCGTTGTGTTCAACAGTCGTAATTAATCCAGCAGTGGCCATCCGTCTCCTCCGCTGGTTAATTACGATTAATGCGTGTGTTTAGAGTTCCAAGGAGGCCATCGATTCCGTTTGAGATGGATTCACACCGGTGCTACTGCATGCTTGCGTGCCTGCGCGTGTCGTCTCTTCTTCCATGCTGAGAGAGCATCTCCAATGCCATGGATGATGAAAAAATACGGACATGCAAAAAACACACACACTTCTGTTTAGGTTATTTTGGGCCAAGAAGGACACTCTAGATACCTTATTCGTATCTGGCATTTTTTTTGTATGAAAGGAGGATAATCCCCAGACTCTGCATTGAAGGGCAATGCACACAGTCATATGTTATTAATAATTATTCAAAATCCAGTAGACAACAACATCAACCCACAAATAATATCGGAGGCCTCATGCGGGCGACAGAAACTCCACCAACAGCTACTAAGCCTATGATAAAAGACAAACACAAAACAAAAAGTATGCAACCTCTAGGTTATGCCTACAAGAAAGAATCATCGCATGTGCGCCAATGAAGACGAGTCGAACCCAATGTTGATCTTAGGATTCTCATCCTCAAAGCCGAGCTTCGATCCAACACCTTTAGCACGGACACAACTGCGCGCGTCGACATAGCCTGATTAGAGATCTTGTGTTTCCACTCAAGTGCGCAAACTCATCGTTGATGCCGTCTCTACCATCATCCCTTGTTCGTCTACTGACACCTCAATAACCAGATACCTCTAGAGAAGATACTGGAAGACAAAGACGTATCATACCGCCTTCCCTCCCGTCACTATCGTCGCACCACTTTTGATCCAGTAGGAACAGGAAAAACATGACACCTCCACCAGAGCCACCATATAGTACCTACTGATAGCATGCATGACTTGACGTCCCTGCATGAGACGTCATATGTAGCACCCGCCGGCTCTGGAAGAGGTGCATGTGTCAGCTGTCGAGTGTTTGCTCTCTCGTAACAGTGGTTGGGTAACCCTCAAGTGTGAGAGTGAATTAACccaacataagtatttccctcgattgagaactaaggtttatcaaactAGTAGGTATTTCTTCTACATCCCAAATCCTCGGTACCTGCACACCAAACACAAAGCAATCCTACCCCCAACATTTCGGAAGGTTGTCAAGCTTCTTGAGCGAGCGGTAATGTAGCCAACACAAGGTTTGCTATGAAGTGGTAATCATGGTTGTATGTGGGCAACATGGTAGGCTTAAACATCTGGAAGGTAACGAGACAACGAGAACATCAAGAATCTAGCAACAAAACATGCCTGGCTCCGGCTTCACCTTCAACATGCTTTGTGCCATCCCGAGTACTGTTTGGTTCTGCCTCCCGACGACACTGTTCTGCCAGGGCGTGCACAGCATGGTgaggtcactactagaaaaacccctactaatggcgcacctagtatggccattaatggcgcatctgtggtgcgccattaacagcacgccattaataatttttactaatggcgcaccacctggtaggccagggtgcgccattagtatgcctcccaggggccatgtatatccaggtgctttggcatactaatggcgcaccaccactggatgcgccattagtaaccatggcatattaatggcgcacttaccagtgatgcgtcattagtatgctttgtcatactaatggcgcactgtcatgtgatgcgccattagtatgaatattagtttttttttatttttttattttctgctttttgcacaggttacaaaatgtataatttgacaaaatatagacagcacacatcaacaacagattcatcgaatacaatagaagaatacaattcatcatattagtctccgaatacaattcatcatattagtctccgaattgaaaagaccgaacaaagatagaacattatattacaagtctcgagaccgcgagtagcgagtttgtcttcacattacaagtcgatatcgatcatctaaactaccatcacatagaagagagctgcggtcatcacgatgagcatcatcacgatgaaactcgtcttcatccggttcctccaatgctccctctcctctcccgctagatagcgggcgtatctagattcggcctcggccctagtggtgtaccctttgtaactgttaccgctgaatcggtgaacctgtctccgaaactcctcccagtcatcgtagactccgggaaccttacccttgtacacgacataagtcggcatcgctatgcactagccaaacgaaacgttagtaccaattcacagacaatacataagcaatatataattatgcaacagaacgatcggaagagaaaagcaagacattaatagcatcgattacatctaagttgaacgactctcgaaaccaaagagacatactacaagttcattaaagtttaattacaacatgagccaatcgatgtttcagaactagacacagcatcactgctttcgactcgactcaagggaccggagcgtggatgaagccgccgtctatcgtgggagtcatgaaataacggtcgttgttagcctgcatttgtagcattgtgtcgatgtcactgttggacggttgatttctgaggtagaactgccccgaggtacgaaggacatattgatggatgatttccgcaaactttgactggatgcgaaagaattcttgtcggaggtccgcgtcctggattgccgacacgctcgcggcccaatctttgagtttactcggtagcagaagttgatgatggtcccgtacgatcgcccgcatgtgatggttggcgtagtaggcacccttctgaccgccaggcggctgcttgacgcagcagaacgtcgtattgtgggagaacacatgcttgccgtacttacgaataggcctggtgaaggtgcctccagatttggcgtagccggggagaacatcatcaagaaccttcttgacatttgtgtagtctacgttcgactgacggtccgggtcgaaatacgtggccatagaatatttggggcttaggaggatgagcgtgcaacgtgtgtcactgcagaaaacacggaatgttaaaagaaaaacgatcgaaatgtaagaattcatatgttacgggccggttgaggggaggacttactcgggaaagtaaggcacgaggaagttatccttatcttggtttgccagaatgacgccttcgaggtaagaactcgcgacttgccggtccccagcactgcccaagatcttggcacgcatgtagaaggggtcgactatcacgatgtccggggtcttgtcgcgaatgatccgcatctccatactcagcgaaaatagccgaacgaaggtgtagtgcagcggatgaaggttcaacatagcgtggatgtcatcaaaacgcaggacgatcgtacgcccgatggagttatccacaaagcccttgccctctggcaccttggccgcgaaaactgggtatgccacatccttctccctgagacgccgcttctccaaagaaagaacactgtcatgcagactccgcatagcaccggttgcagcattgagcatatttgtcggtagcatcgccctacccgccacatgcaccctcctcgagatatcctgcggtgaaggtggcccgtcctgagcacggatcgtactcggtgccggctggctcgcacccttcttagtctttcttttgcgtgccttcttcttctcctgtaatgggaccgagttctgctcacagaccgccttcttgagtgtgttggggctgataatatttcgcacctcgcctatctgaggctcggtgaagtcggcggctggaggcgtctcctgagagctgaacgtcagacggcgcttgttgcaacttggcttctccgcggtaccagctagatcgcacacgtcttttgttgggtttggttcttgagaaggaggccccatgaagtcgccatcgtacccatgttcggcaaagtactgatcgacgttgccaaatgtatcatcttcgtcgtcgtcgtcgttctgatcctgtgccatatgcatgtttggatccagtggcatagggatgtccggcaccgttacggcggtcttgccatggggccgacttggcgccggcacgactggcagtgttgtctttggggtggtgtcccccgcccccaaacgaatctggctcttcggccaaagcaggggccagcttaggcaggcgctgagggtcatcacgtcttcatcgtcggccccgacgggtcgaatcggaggtaacaagtcgtcgcagcctggcagcacccgaaccagttgaaccctaaacaagttgggtggcatctgggtaccgtggaacaaggggttgcccggttgaacgattttgcccttggcgacatcgaccaactcgttgttcacgaagtggaggagagtgcacggaacatcggcggcgccctgcgaaaacatgtagggtgtcagggatgcccagtcaaaggcaaggagatgaagtcctcggccgagagaggcttaattagttaccgtgatgatggcgtcgag
This window contains:
- the LOC123131513 gene encoding BTB/POZ and MATH domain-containing protein 2-like, with the protein product MAFAGVSLIADGRLCASTESVVDSGADSGYHLLVVEGYSRTKETAPNGECIQSRPFIVGGRRWKVEYFPNGFDRSNEDFISVFLVQDEYLRNQVQAHVAFSFIDQPELRVPKLIRQKQPCCFYGDHSLSDQPGGFVTRGAFERSSHLKNDSFVLRCDVVVLDKKDDESDEEEEEEEEDDDELARPFIKLPPSDLPSHFSDLFLSKEGADITFEVGGKEFAAHRCVLAARCTFFKTQLFGAMDKGATAPSVEKIDGIEANVFKGLLTLIYTDGMPDFKDPSLLLQLLEAAERYDLQKLKLICEEKFANLICKNRIAQVIVVAERRRCCWLKEACLEFIKTHTSLHRVFTADGLEQIIRTCRPSVLKELISKFASQEGAAVGAVVEGANDTGTSGQAEDGGERDAGSKKRKMDAA